From a single Anaerolineales bacterium genomic region:
- the mutM gene encoding bifunctional DNA-formamidopyrimidine glycosylase/DNA-(apurinic or apyrimidinic site) lyase, whose translation MPELPEVETIARRLRTGCRGEPALPGARILSVEIRHPKPIACPAPEQAGACMTGRTFRGVSRRGKFLVFHLSQDHLLIHLRMSGDLQLFPRGEGVRKHDHVIWHLDNGWDLRFHDPRRFGRIWLIESPEEVLAGLGPEPLEKEFTVDRLHAMLCARKRLLKPLLLDQTFVAGIGNIYADESLHRARLHPLRRSNTLRREEAARLRNGIRAALRVGIAQDGASIDWAYRGGEFQNHFRAYDREGEPCVRCGAKIRRIVVGQRTTHYCPRCQKRKGDRRQ comes from the coding sequence ATGCCCGAACTGCCCGAAGTGGAGACGATCGCACGGCGTCTGCGGACCGGATGCCGCGGAGAGCCCGCGCTGCCGGGTGCAAGAATTCTCTCGGTAGAGATCCGCCATCCCAAGCCGATCGCATGCCCCGCCCCGGAGCAGGCGGGCGCATGCATGACCGGCCGCACCTTCCGCGGGGTGTCGCGCCGCGGGAAGTTCCTCGTGTTCCACCTGTCGCAGGATCACCTGCTGATCCACCTGCGGATGAGCGGGGACCTGCAATTGTTCCCGCGCGGAGAAGGCGTGCGGAAACACGACCACGTCATTTGGCATCTGGACAACGGATGGGATTTGCGTTTCCACGATCCGCGGCGCTTCGGGCGGATCTGGCTGATCGAATCGCCGGAGGAGGTACTGGCCGGGCTGGGGCCGGAGCCGCTTGAGAAGGAGTTCACCGTGGACCGGTTGCACGCGATGCTGTGCGCGAGGAAACGCCTGCTCAAGCCGCTGCTGCTGGACCAGACCTTCGTCGCCGGGATCGGCAACATCTACGCCGACGAATCGCTCCACCGCGCGCGCTTGCACCCGCTGCGGCGCAGCAACACGCTCAGACGGGAGGAAGCCGCCCGGCTGCGGAACGGGATCCGCGCCGCGCTTAGGGTGGGGATCGCGCAGGACGGGGCGAGCATCGATTGGGCTTACCGCGGCGGGGAATTCCAGAATCATTTCCGCGCGTACGATCGCGAAGGGGAACCTTGCGTCCGCTGCGGGGCGAAGATCCGGAGGATTGTCGTCGGCCAGCGCACGACGCATTACTGCCCGCGTTGCCAAAAAAGAAAGGGAGATCGTAGACAATGA
- a CDS encoding ParA family protein, with protein sequence MSRVYAFVNQKGGVGKTTTTISLAHCFARMDQRVLMVDLDPQANATSCLGIDKRRIQRGTYEVLIGACPPAAAILRNEQLGLSLIPSSQNLTGAEVELIGEEGREFRLRNALQEILPDYDYLLVDSPPSLGILTLNALVAAEDGAVIPVQCEYLALEGLSQLTQTIGRIRASFQPRLEIRGVVMTMYDGRTNLGNQVIEEVRSHFPGKVFASVIPRSIRLAEAPSHGIPISVYAPSSIGALAYQELAEEILKSDGVRIPAQG encoded by the coding sequence GTGAGCAGAGTCTACGCATTCGTAAACCAGAAAGGCGGCGTGGGGAAGACCACCACGACGATCAGTCTGGCCCATTGTTTCGCCCGGATGGACCAGCGGGTGCTGATGGTCGACCTGGATCCGCAGGCCAACGCCACCTCCTGCCTGGGCATCGACAAACGCCGCATCCAGCGCGGGACCTACGAGGTGCTGATCGGCGCTTGCCCGCCGGCGGCGGCGATTTTACGCAACGAGCAGCTCGGCTTGAGCCTGATTCCCTCCTCGCAGAACCTGACCGGGGCGGAAGTGGAGCTGATCGGCGAGGAGGGGCGCGAGTTCCGCCTGCGCAACGCGCTGCAGGAGATCCTGCCCGACTACGATTACCTCCTGGTGGATTCCCCGCCCTCACTCGGGATCCTCACCCTCAACGCGCTGGTGGCCGCTGAGGATGGCGCGGTGATCCCGGTGCAATGCGAATACCTCGCCCTCGAAGGCCTCAGCCAGCTCACCCAGACCATCGGCCGCATCCGCGCCTCGTTCCAACCGCGGCTTGAGATCCGCGGCGTGGTGATGACGATGTACGACGGGCGGACGAACCTCGGCAACCAGGTGATCGAGGAAGTGCGCAGCCATTTTCCGGGGAAGGTGTTCGCCAGCGTGATTCCGCGCTCGATCCGCCTGGCGGAAGCGCCCTCGCACGGGATTCCGATATCGGTCTACGCCCCCTCCTCGATCGGCGCACTGGCTTATCAGGAACTGGCGGAGGAGATCCTCAAATCCGACGGGGTGCGAATCCCCGCCCAGGGATGA